The [Limnothrix rosea] IAM M-220 genome contains the following window.
CTGTTAAGCCCTGTTAGTCATCACTTACTTCCCCCCCCATCCCATGTCTTTTCAAAAGCCTCTAACTTCCGTTCCCGCAGCTCAGCAAGCTGGGTTGCTCGAAACTTTACCTCAGCCAGAATTAGTGATTGGCCAACAGCTCAGCGGCTATGTGGAAGATCCAGATGTTCTCGGGCAGATCCAAACTGGTCTGACTAATTTTGTTGAATCTGGTCAGCTTTGGGCGATGATCGGCGGTTTTATTTTGGGTTATATGTTTGCGGGTCTGCGCCGCGGTTAAACACTCTGTATCACCGTAAAATTACGGTATGCTTAGGACATTGTCGCTTTGCTAGTGATCATCACCTTGATTCATTGTGTCGTTTCGGATTCCTGTGCCTAGATTTTTTCGCGATCGCCAACGAAGACCTTGGATTTCTCCGTCAATTCTGAAACAGGATTGGGTGGATGTGCCCAATATTGTCGCGTTAAGTCGTTCGGTCAATTGGCAACAGTTCCTTGCCCTAAGTAGTGTTAGTGCTGTTTCTGTGAATTTATGGGCATGGCAGTGGGAATTGGTGGCGGCAACGGGTATTGGGGCGGCAATGATGGCAGCGATTTATACGGCCTATGACCTGCCTTGGCCAAAGTATATTGACATTTTTGAGCGACTATGGCGCAGTGATTATCAGCGCTTACTTGTTTCTGTGGCGGCTGGTTCTCTTGGTGTTTTTACAAGTTTTGGGGCGATCGCCCTGTGGGAGTCGGTAGATAACCATTGGTTGGTGCTCGTCTTGGGCGGTCAAACGCTAATGATTGCGGCTCTGCTCTTACTGACGATGAAACAATCATGGGGAAAAGACAAGCAGGATAAGCAATTTGAAACAGCCCTCGGTGATCTATGCCATGACAGTCGGGTGAAGCGTTTAGCCACCATTCGTTTTTTTCGGCAGCGACTCCTTGATCAAGGTTTAACGGCTGAGCAGCAACAGGTTCTCTATACGTTTTTGCACTTAGCTTGGCGTGAAGAAACGGACGCAGTGTTACGGGAAGCATTACTTTCTACTTTGAGTTTGGCTCAAAAATTTGAACAGGGTATCAATCCACCTACGCCTTTAGCTTCACCGAGGGTAAATAATGAACCGCTACGGCTACAAAAGTTTTCATCCATTGAGCGGCCATTGTGGCGATCGCCCCAGTCCCAGCGGCCAGTGAAAATGACCCGAACATTTCAAGATGAAGGCATTTAGTGGGGCTGTCGTCCCCTCGCCCGGAAGAATCTATGGCATCGAAACCTTTTGACCTGATCATTCTTAGTAATGGACCGGGGGAGATCACCACTTGGGTAAAACCCGTTGTGCGAGCTGTGAGGGAAAGATTTGGGACATTAGTGCGTATTTCTGTGGTGCTGTCTCCCTGTAGCCACAGCACAGGCCGGGAGGCGGCGATCGCCCAGAGCTATCCAGAAGTGGATCGGGTACAACGTGCAGAATATTTTTTTCCTTTTTTGCTTTTCGGTAAAACCGAAAGACATTGGGGCTGGTTTAAACAGGGCATTGTGGTGTTTCTCGGTGGCGATCAATTTTTTCCCCTCATTATTGGTAAGCGCCTCGGTTTTAAAACGCTAATTTACGCTGAATGGGAAGCCCGCTGGTGGCGATATATTGATGCCTTTGGGGTGATGAGCCATAAAGTTTTGGCAAAAGTCCCGCCCCGTTACCAGCACAAATTTACGGTTGTCGGCGATTTAATGCGTGATATTACCGCAGATGCATCCAAATCGGACAATGTCCAAGAGGTGATTATTGGTTTATTGCCCGGTTCTAAGGCGATGAAATTAACCCAAGGCCTACCGCTAACCTTGGCGATCGCCGAACAACTCCATTTCCAAAAACCCACCATAAAATTTGTCTTACCCGTCGCTCCGACCCTCACCCTACAAGACCTCGCTAAATTTGCAGACCCAATACAAAACCCTGTTGTGGCATTGGTCAATGGTCAAACCGCCCAACTAAAACAAATCGGAGAAACACCTTTCCTAGAGACCCCCACTGGCTTGCAAATTGAACTGATCTGCGCATTTCCAGCCCATGGAGTTTTGCAGCAATGCAGCCTCTGTTTAACGACAATTGGTGCAAATACTGCCGAGCTAGGGGCATTAGGTGTTCCCATGATTGTGCTACTACCCACCCAACAAATTGATGCCATGCAAGCTTGGGACGGTATTCCGGGCTTGATTGCGAAGATCCCGTTATGTGGTGCTTGGTTTATTCGCTGGTTTAACCGCCGTATGGCGCAATGGATCCAAAAACATCAGCATTATTTTGCTTGGCCAAATATCTGGGCAAAAGGCCAAATTGTGCCTGAGCTGGTGGGGGATCTCACGGCAGAGCAAGTGGCGGATTTGGTGATGGATTTTTTAGAGCATCCGCAAAAACTACAAACGATACGCGCCGATCTTCGAGAATGCCGAGGGGAAAGCGGTGCAGCGAAAAAGCTGACCCAAGTAATCGCAAAAACCCTCAGGACCCATGGGGATCGCCGCAGACATGGCCATTGACTTACCCTGAATCCGGACACAATTTACCCAGATTGCGTTTATTTTTTTGACTTAATGGTCAAGCTAAATTTGGGATGATGAGTCTACTCACATTTTGGAAAAACTATGGCTGGTCGTAAACTCACATTTAAACGGGAAGTTGTTTTAGATAAAGCAATGGCTCTCTTTTGGGAGAAGGGTTACCCTGCGACGGGTTTGACCGAATTGCTAGAGTGTATGGGTATTAAGCGCCAAAGTC
Protein-coding sequences here:
- a CDS encoding TetR/AcrR family transcriptional regulator, which encodes MAGRKLTFKREVVLDKAMALFWEKGYPATGLTELLECMGIKRQSLYNTFGNKHGLFLEAIAHYSSTIVKN